One stretch of Meriones unguiculatus strain TT.TT164.6M chromosome 7, Bangor_MerUng_6.1, whole genome shotgun sequence DNA includes these proteins:
- the Sgpp1 gene encoding sphingosine-1-phosphate phosphatase 1 yields MSLGQRLARLAVSLQEPQRVASFQRLCGVEAPPGSREAGEDAESEVRGAAGDPRRRGRQPGAERGPSGPAKPDCSGTPNGVRNGLAADPGPGGPRRAGSLRRNSLTGEEGEPVRVSNWPLYYLFCFGTELGNELFYILFFPFWIWNLDPFVGRRLVIIWVLVMYLGQCTKDIIRWPRPASPPVVKLEVFYNSEYSMPSTHAMSGTAIPIALVLLTYGRWQYPLIYGLILIPCWSSLVCLSRVYMGMHSILDVVAGFLYTIVILVVFCPLVDLIDNFNQTYRYAPLIIIGFHLVLGILSFTLDTWSTSRGDTAEILGSGAGIACGGHAAHNLGLLLDPPLPTLPLASPPLSVALIGKAVLRVVLGMAVVLMVRDVMKKVTIPLACKLFGVPCDDVRRARQHMEVELPYRYITYGMVGFSITFLVPYLFSFVGIS; encoded by the exons ATGTCCCTGGGGCAGCGGCTGGCGCGGCTGGCCGTCAGCCTGCAGGAGCCGCAGCGGGTGGCGAGCTTCCAGCGTCTGTGCGGGGTGGAGGCGCCCCCCGGCAGCCGGGAGGCGGGCGAGGATGCGGAGAGCGAGGTTCGCGGGGCCGCGGGGGACCCCCGCCGACGGGGACGCCAGCCGGGCGCGGAGCGCGGTCCCTCCGGCCCCGCCAAGCCCGACTGCTCCGGCACCCCCAACGGCGTGCGCAACGGGCTGGCGGCCGATCCGGGCCCGGGAGGCCCCCGCCGCGCGGGCTCGCTGCGCCGCAACTCGTTGACGGGCGAGGAGGGCGAGCCGGTCAGGGTGAGCAACTGGCCGCTCTACTACCTGTTCTGCTTCGGCACCGAACTGGGCAACGAGCTCTTCTAcatcctcttcttccccttctggATCTGGAACCTCGACCCCTTTGTGGGCCGGAGGCTGGTGATCATCTGGGTGCTGGTCATGTACCTGGGCCAGTGCACCAAGGACATCATTCGCTGGCCGCGGCCGGCCTCGCCGCCTGTGGTCAAGCTGGAGGTCTTCTACAACTCGGAGTACAGCATGCCCTCCACGCACGCCATGTCCGGCACTGCCATCCCCATCGCCTTGGTCCTGCTCACGTATGGCCGCTGGCAG taTCCTCTTATATACGGGCTGATCCTCATTCCCTGCTGGAGTTCCCTCGTTTGCCTAAGTAGAGTCTACATGGGAATGCATTCCATCCTG GACGTCGTGGCCGGGTTCCTGTACACCATCGTGATCTTGGTCGTCTTCTGCCCGCTAGTGGACCTGATCGACAACTTCAACCAAACCTACAGGTACGCCCCGCTCATCATCATCGGGTTTCACCTAGTGCTGGGCATCCTGTCCTTCACCCTGGACACGTGGAGCACGTCCCGCGGAGACACGGCCGAGATCCTGGGGAGCGGCGCCGGGATCGCGTGTGGCGGCCACGCCGCTCATAACCTGGGTCTGCTCCTAGACCCCCCTCTGCCCACATTACCCCTGGCCAGCCCCCCGCTCAGCGTCGCGCTGATCGGAAAGGCCGTCTTACGGGTGGTCCTGGGAATGGCAGTCGTACTGATGGTGCGAGACGTCATGAAGAAGGTCACCATCCCTCTCGCCTGTAAACTCTTCGGGGTCCCCTGTGATGACGTCCGCCGAGCGAGGCAGCACATGGAAGTGGAGCTGCCCTACCGCTACATCACCTACGGGATGGTTGGTTTCTCCATCACCTTCTTGGTCCCCTACCTATTTTCCTTCGTCGGTATCTCCTGA